The following coding sequences lie in one Thermoleophilia bacterium genomic window:
- a CDS encoding HAMP domain-containing sensor histidine kinase — MSTLVGAPLGVILLRMSGDSILFINPRAREYLAAMRIPENASAIREALLDDHDLSRARPEWHEVAAAGRSYECSDYFLDAGQIIFVADVTDRKRYESIAIRADMESNTARLLSTVRHEMGNPVNTLKMALSVLGGSYDVFSDDKRRAYLEQCRKQVGALEEMLGLLRSFHAVDSVEPVPLLLSAALKNFAWLFAESARERGVEFVMEQCSDDCIVLGHPRALQQVLSNVAANALEAVEDGVGARIVMGIEEGAQYVTVALQDNGHGISADALANVFTPLFTTKEHGTGLGLPVVQQLMLRMRGDIEIESTVGKGTAVRLILARAGASLGGLLSMEGADEMESA, encoded by the coding sequence ATGTCTACACTTGTTGGCGCTCCTCTGGGCGTAATTCTCTTGCGCATGAGCGGCGATTCGATCCTGTTCATCAACCCTCGTGCCCGTGAGTACCTTGCCGCAATGCGCATACCGGAGAATGCTTCAGCGATTCGTGAGGCGCTGCTCGACGACCATGATCTCTCTCGTGCGCGCCCAGAATGGCACGAGGTTGCAGCCGCCGGGCGTAGCTACGAGTGCAGCGACTACTTTCTCGATGCCGGCCAGATCATCTTCGTGGCCGACGTCACCGATCGTAAGCGCTACGAATCGATTGCCATTCGCGCGGACATGGAGAGCAACACCGCGCGTCTTCTCTCGACAGTTCGTCACGAGATGGGCAATCCCGTCAATACGCTGAAGATGGCTCTCTCGGTATTGGGCGGCAGCTACGACGTGTTTTCTGATGACAAGCGCCGTGCGTACTTGGAGCAGTGTCGTAAGCAGGTGGGAGCGCTTGAGGAGATGCTCGGCTTGTTGCGCTCCTTCCACGCGGTTGATTCGGTTGAGCCGGTGCCTCTGCTACTGAGCGCCGCGCTCAAGAACTTTGCGTGGCTCTTCGCGGAGAGTGCTCGAGAGCGCGGCGTCGAGTTCGTCATGGAGCAGTGCTCGGACGACTGCATTGTGCTCGGTCACCCACGGGCGTTGCAGCAGGTGCTGAGCAACGTGGCGGCTAACGCTCTCGAGGCTGTGGAGGATGGGGTCGGGGCGCGAATTGTGATGGGCATAGAAGAGGGGGCGCAGTACGTCACGGTCGCGCTGCAGGACAACGGACACGGAATCTCCGCAGATGCGCTCGCGAATGTCTTCACGCCTCTCTTCACCACCAAGGAGCACGGCACGGGTCTGGGCCTGCCCGTTGTTCAGCAGCTCATGTTGCGCATGCGCGGCGACATCGAAATCGAGAGCACGGTAGGAAAGGGAACGGCGGTGCGGCTCATCTTGGCCCGGGCGGGTGCATCCCTTGGAGGATTGCTGAGCATGGAAGGTGCCGACGAGATGGAGAGCGCGTGA